A genomic region of Brevinematales bacterium contains the following coding sequences:
- a CDS encoding aspartate-semialdehyde dehydrogenase — MSEKVVAVVGATGAVGREMIRTLERRNFPVKGIRFFASQRSAGKYLKFQGEDVIVEELTEKAFDNQGIEIALFSAGGDTSKQYAPIVAKAGAVVIDNSSAWRMNPEVPLVVPEVNPEDVKYNKGIIANPNCSTIQMVVALKPLHDFGKIRRIVVSTYQSVSGAGQKGIDELWEQTKNLVNGKPITSNKFPKQIAFNVIPQIDVFLDNFFTKEEMKMVNETRKIMHDEHIQTTATCVRVPVLRGHSESVYIETEKKITREKAIELLSKAPGIVVMDDPQKGVYPVPTETADLFDTFVGRIREDLNIETGLNFWCVSDNLLKGAASNAVQIAEIL; from the coding sequence ATGTCTGAAAAAGTTGTGGCTGTAGTCGGCGCGACCGGCGCGGTCGGGCGTGAGATGATCCGCACTCTGGAACGCAGGAATTTCCCAGTGAAGGGAATCCGTTTCTTCGCATCACAGCGTTCGGCGGGTAAGTATCTCAAGTTTCAGGGAGAAGACGTCATTGTCGAGGAACTTACCGAGAAAGCGTTCGATAACCAGGGTATCGAAATCGCGCTGTTTTCAGCCGGCGGAGATACCAGTAAGCAGTACGCCCCGATAGTCGCCAAAGCCGGAGCCGTCGTGATCGACAACTCGAGCGCGTGGCGTATGAATCCCGAGGTGCCGCTTGTGGTGCCCGAGGTCAACCCCGAGGACGTCAAGTACAATAAGGGTATTATCGCGAACCCCAACTGTTCCACTATCCAGATGGTCGTGGCGCTGAAGCCGCTGCACGATTTCGGCAAAATCCGCCGTATCGTGGTATCGACCTATCAGTCGGTTTCCGGCGCGGGACAGAAGGGTATCGACGAGCTTTGGGAGCAGACTAAGAATCTGGTCAACGGCAAGCCGATTACGTCCAATAAATTTCCCAAGCAGATCGCGTTTAACGTGATCCCGCAGATAGACGTGTTCCTCGATAACTTCTTCACTAAAGAAGAGATGAAGATGGTCAACGAGACCCGCAAGATCATGCACGACGAACATATCCAGACCACCGCGACCTGCGTGCGCGTCCCCGTGCTTCGCGGGCATAGCGAATCGGTCTATATCGAGACCGAGAAGAAGATCACCCGCGAGAAGGCGATCGAGCTCCTGTCGAAGGCTCCCGGCATCGTGGTGATGGATGACCCGCAGAAGGGCGTATATCCCGTACCGACCGAGACCGCCGACCTGTTCGACACATTTGTCGGGCGTATCCGCGAGGATCTGAATATCGAGACCGGGCTGAACTTCTGGTGCGTCTCGGACAACCTGCTGAAGGGCGCGGCGTCCAACGCCGTCCAGATCGCGGAGATACTTTAG
- a CDS encoding flavodoxin family protein, with the protein MRAVCIIGSPRLSGNTAYITGMTIEGMREAGIEIETINLGSMNIHYCQGCGVCEKTRQCVQRDDMDTIIKSMMDANIILIASPSYWGDITGQLKVFFDRSTPLCNAKDGTTPFPKGKIGIAIALRKGNSPGENLHIIESIQHYFSHLYIVPKARYTIEGIGSVEDILKQQDKIDEAYRIGLNILR; encoded by the coding sequence ATGAGAGCGGTATGTATTATCGGGAGTCCAAGATTATCAGGAAATACAGCGTACATCACAGGAATGACTATCGAAGGAATGAGAGAGGCGGGAATCGAAATTGAAACTATTAACCTCGGTTCGATGAATATTCATTATTGTCAAGGATGTGGAGTTTGTGAGAAAACGAGGCAGTGTGTACAACGGGATGATATGGACACTATTATTAAATCTATGATGGATGCAAATATAATCCTTATTGCTTCACCCTCATATTGGGGAGATATAACCGGTCAGCTAAAAGTATTTTTTGACAGGAGTACCCCACTATGTAATGCAAAGGATGGTACGACTCCATTTCCGAAGGGAAAGATCGGTATTGCAATAGCATTAAGAAAAGGGAACTCCCCGGGTGAAAATCTGCATATTATTGAATCAATCCAGCACTATTTTAGCCATTTGTATATCGTACCGAAAGCGAGATACACGATTGAGGGGATTGGTAGTGTGGAAGATATTCTCAAGCAACAGGATAAAATTGACGAGGCATATCGCATAGGGTTAAATATTCTACGGTAA